A part of Rattus rattus isolate New Zealand chromosome 6, Rrattus_CSIRO_v1, whole genome shotgun sequence genomic DNA contains:
- the Gpr85 gene encoding LOW QUALITY PROTEIN: probable G-protein coupled receptor 85 (The sequence of the model RefSeq protein was modified relative to this genomic sequence to represent the inferred CDS: inserted 1 base in 1 codon), which produces MANYSHAADNILQNLSPLTAFLKLTSLGFIIGVSVVGNLLISILLVKDKTLHRAPYYFLLDLCCSDILRSAICFPFVFNSVKNGSTWTYGTLTCKVIAFLGVLSCFHTAFMLFCISVTRYLAIAHHRFYTKRLTFWTCLAVICMVWTLSVAMAFPPVLDVGTYSFIREEDQCTFQHRSFRANDSLGFMLLLALILLATQLVYLKLIFFVHDRRKMKPVQFVAAVSQNWTFHGPGASGQAAANWLAGFGRGPTPPXLLGIRQNANTTGRRRLLVLDEFKMEKRISRMFYIMTFLFLTLWGPYLVACYWRVFARGPVVPGGFLTAAVWMSFAQAGINPFVCIFSNRELRRCFSTTLLYCRKSRLPREPYCVI; this is translated from the exons ATGGCGAACTATAGCCATGCAGCTGACAACATTTTGCAAAATCTCTCGCCTCTAACAGCCTTTCTGAAACTGACTTCCTTGGGTTTCATAATAGGAGTCAGTGTGGTGGGCAACCTTCTGATCTCCATTTTGCTAGTGAAAGATAAGACCTTGCATAGAGCTCCTTACTACTTCCTGCTGGATCTGTGCTGCTCAGACATCCTCAGATCTGcaatttgttttccatttgtattCAACTCTGTCAAAAATGGCTCTACCTGGACTTACGGGACTCTGACTTGCAAAGTGATTGCCTTTCTGGGGGTTTTGTCCTGTTTCCACACTGCCTTCATGCTCTTCTGCATCAGCGTCACCAGATACTTAGCCATCGCCCATCACCGCTTCTATACAAAGAGGCTGACCTTTTGGACGTGTTTGGCTGTGATCTGCATGGTGTGGACTCTGTCTGTGGCCATGGCATTTCCCCCAGTTTTAGATGTAGGCACTTACTCATTCATTAGGGAGGAGGATCAGTGTACCTTCCAACACCGCTCCTTCAGGGCTAACGATTCCCTAGGATTTATGCTGCTCCTTGCTCTCATCCTCCTAGCCACACAGCTTGTCTACCTCAAGCTGATATTTTTTGTCCACGACCGAAGGAAAATGAAGCCAGTCCAGTTTGTAGCAGCAGTGAGTCAGAACTGGACCTTTCATGGCCCTGGAGCTAGTGGCCAGGCAGCTGCCAATTGGCTAGCAGGATTTGGAAGGGGTCCCACACCAC CCTTGCTGGGCATCAGGCAAAATGCGAATACCACAGGCAGAAGACGGCTCTTGGTTTTGGATGAGttcaaaatggagaaaagaatcaGCAGAATGTTCTATATAATGACTTTCCTCTTCCTAACCTTGTGGGGTCCCTACCTGGTGGCCTGCTATTGGAGAGTTTTTGCAAGAGGGCCTGTAGTACCAGGGGGATTTCTAACAGCCGCTGTCTGGATGAGTTTCGCCCAAGCAGGAATCAATCCCTTTGTCTGCATTTTCTCCAACAGGGAGCTGAGGCGCTGTTTCAGCACAACCCTTCTTTACTGCAGAAAATCCAGGTTACCAAGGGAACCTTACTGTGTTATATGA